A stretch of the Pseudalkalibacillus hwajinpoensis genome encodes the following:
- the gndA gene encoding NADP-dependent phosphogluconate dehydrogenase — MSKQQIGVIGLAVMGKNLAMNIESRGYSVSVYNRSEEKTKEMMSEVEGRNFQDTYSIEEFVQSLETPRKILLMVKAGMPTDATIDQLLPHLDKDDIIIDGGNAFFKDTQKRSEDLKEKGIRFIGTGVSGGEEGALNGPSIMPGGQPDAFSEVEDIFKAIAANVDGDPCTTYIGPDGAGHYVKMVHNGIEYGDMQLIGEAYYMMKNVLGLSTDELHEVFKEWNKGELDSYLIEITADIFTKKDPETGKALVDVILDTAGQKGTGKWTSQSALDLGVPLSIITESVFSRFISAMKEERVKASKLLAGPNVPAFDGNKEELIEKIRKALYLSKICSYAQGFAQMRSASDEYDWNLDYGSIAMIFRGGCIIRAGFLQNIKEAYDREPSLTNLLLDPYFKEIVESYQGAARDIVSLAVQRGIPVPGLASAIAYYDSYRSETLPANLLQAQRDYFGAHTYQRIDREGVFHTEWLED, encoded by the coding sequence ATGTCAAAACAACAAATTGGTGTTATTGGATTGGCGGTCATGGGGAAGAACCTTGCGATGAACATCGAAAGTCGCGGCTATTCTGTTTCTGTGTATAACCGATCTGAAGAAAAAACAAAAGAAATGATGTCAGAAGTTGAAGGACGAAATTTTCAGGATACATACAGCATTGAAGAGTTCGTTCAATCTCTAGAAACACCTAGAAAAATTTTGCTAATGGTTAAAGCTGGCATGCCGACGGATGCGACGATTGACCAGTTGCTTCCACATCTTGATAAAGATGATATCATCATTGATGGCGGGAATGCGTTCTTTAAAGACACGCAAAAGCGTAGCGAAGATTTGAAAGAAAAAGGTATTCGCTTTATTGGTACTGGTGTTTCTGGTGGAGAAGAAGGCGCACTTAATGGTCCTTCTATTATGCCTGGTGGACAACCGGATGCGTTTAGTGAAGTTGAAGATATCTTTAAGGCGATCGCTGCAAACGTAGATGGCGATCCTTGTACAACATATATCGGTCCAGATGGAGCGGGTCACTATGTGAAAATGGTGCATAACGGCATCGAGTATGGTGATATGCAGCTAATCGGCGAAGCTTATTACATGATGAAGAACGTGCTTGGTCTTTCTACTGATGAGCTTCACGAAGTATTTAAAGAATGGAATAAAGGTGAGCTTGATAGCTACCTTATCGAAATTACAGCTGATATCTTTACGAAGAAAGACCCTGAAACAGGCAAAGCGCTTGTAGACGTCATTCTTGATACAGCTGGACAAAAAGGTACAGGTAAATGGACAAGTCAAAGTGCTCTTGATCTTGGTGTACCACTTTCAATCATTACGGAATCTGTTTTCTCCCGCTTCATTTCTGCAATGAAAGAAGAGCGCGTGAAAGCAAGCAAGCTTCTTGCTGGCCCTAATGTACCAGCGTTTGATGGTAATAAAGAAGAACTAATTGAGAAGATTCGTAAAGCTCTCTACTTGAGTAAGATTTGTTCTTACGCACAAGGCTTCGCACAAATGCGTTCTGCTTCAGATGAGTATGATTGGAACCTAGATTACGGTTCAATCGCTATGATCTTCCGCGGTGGTTGCATTATCCGTGCTGGTTTCCTTCAAAACATTAAAGAAGCTTATGACCGTGAGCCAAGCTTAACGAACCTTCTTCTTGATCCATACTTCAAGGAAATCGTTGAATCTTATCAGGGTGCTGCTCGTGATATCGTTTCACTTGCTGTACAGCGTGGAATTCCTGTTCCTGGGCTTGCAAGCGCGATTGCTTACTATGACAGCTATCGTAGCGAAACACTTCCAGCAAACCTTCTACAGGCGCAGCGAGACTACTTCGGCGCTCATACGTATCAGCGTATTGATCGCGAAGGTGTGTTCCACACAGAATGGCTTGAAGACTAA
- a CDS encoding cyclase family protein produces MKMYDVSAPIFNGMAVYKNKEEKQPEINTTTNGHVTESRLSLDVHTGTHVDAPLHMMNDGATIESINQEDLVGKAKVIDVTNVKGAISDKDIEAEDIQEGDFILFKSQNSFEEEFNFDFVFVGEDAARYLAERNIRGVGVDGLGIERSQPEHPTHRSLFEKDVIIMEGLRLKDVAAGEYFMVAAPLKLQGTDASPARVLLFEGLKEA; encoded by the coding sequence ATGAAAATGTATGATGTAAGTGCACCTATCTTTAATGGAATGGCCGTTTATAAGAACAAGGAAGAAAAACAGCCTGAAATCAACACGACGACGAATGGCCATGTAACAGAGTCTCGTCTATCTCTTGATGTACATACGGGCACTCACGTAGATGCTCCGCTTCATATGATGAATGATGGAGCAACGATTGAATCGATTAATCAAGAAGATCTTGTTGGAAAAGCCAAAGTAATCGACGTTACGAATGTAAAAGGTGCGATATCTGATAAAGATATTGAAGCTGAAGACATCCAAGAAGGAGACTTTATCCTTTTCAAATCACAAAACTCTTTCGAAGAGGAATTTAACTTTGACTTTGTTTTCGTTGGTGAAGACGCTGCACGCTACCTTGCAGAGCGAAACATTCGCGGAGTTGGCGTAGATGGTCTTGGTATTGAACGTAGTCAGCCTGAGCACCCTACACACCGCTCTTTATTCGAAAAGGATGTTATCATCATGGAAGGCTTACGCCTAAAAGACGTGGCCGCTGGAGAATACTTCATGGTTGCTGCACCTTTAAAACTTCAGGGAACTGATGCATCACCTGCTCGCGTTTTATTGTTTGAAGGATTAAAAGAAGCATAG
- the zwf gene encoding glucose-6-phosphate dehydrogenase, with product MNQPSKQASVIVIFGATGDLAKRKLFPSLYNLYCKGVLAEDFAVVGVARRQLTNEEFRSNVHDSVIHTACMDKDDKHEEFSSHFFYQPFDVTKKESYQELNELTQSLDEKFNIPGNRIFYMAMAPEFFGTIALNLDSEGLTDGDGFNRLVIEKPFGHNFPSAQKLNDEIRQVFSEDEVYRIDHYLGKEMVQNIEAIRFANSMFEPLWNSRHISNIQITSSETVGVETRGGYYEKSGALRDMVQNHVLQMVSLLAMEPPVSLSTEEIRGEKVKVLRALRAVKPEEVNDYFVRGQYKQGEVDGETLPGYREEDNVDEESNTETFVAAKLMIDNFRWAGVPFYIRTGKRMTNKSTKILIEFKDLPMNLYKNESGKLGPNILVIHIQPEEGITLHLNAKDTGDMRKTTPIQLNFNNDQENNMNSPEAYERLLHDVMRGDATNFARWDEVALSWQFIDPISVTWANEKEQDFPNYPAGSMGPKAADKLLENDNLHWWPLPKE from the coding sequence ATGAATCAACCATCAAAACAGGCTTCTGTTATCGTGATTTTCGGTGCAACAGGAGATCTTGCCAAACGCAAGCTATTTCCATCACTCTATAACCTCTATTGCAAGGGAGTACTTGCAGAGGATTTCGCTGTTGTTGGAGTAGCAAGAAGACAACTTACTAATGAAGAATTCCGTTCAAATGTTCATGACTCTGTTATACATACAGCATGCATGGATAAAGATGACAAGCATGAAGAATTTAGCAGTCACTTCTTCTATCAACCATTTGATGTTACGAAGAAAGAATCTTACCAGGAATTAAATGAATTAACACAATCGCTTGATGAGAAATTTAATATTCCAGGAAATCGCATTTTTTATATGGCGATGGCTCCAGAATTCTTTGGAACAATTGCATTAAATCTAGACTCTGAAGGTTTAACAGATGGTGACGGCTTTAATCGCCTTGTTATCGAAAAACCTTTTGGCCACAATTTCCCATCTGCTCAAAAGCTGAATGACGAAATTCGCCAAGTGTTCTCTGAAGATGAAGTTTATCGTATCGATCACTATCTTGGAAAAGAAATGGTGCAGAATATCGAAGCGATTCGCTTCGCCAACTCGATGTTTGAACCACTCTGGAACAGTCGCCACATTTCAAATATCCAGATTACATCTAGTGAAACGGTTGGTGTCGAAACACGTGGTGGATACTATGAAAAGTCTGGTGCCCTACGTGATATGGTCCAAAACCATGTCCTACAGATGGTTTCACTTCTAGCGATGGAACCGCCTGTTAGCCTCTCAACAGAAGAGATTCGCGGTGAGAAGGTTAAAGTACTTCGCGCGCTTCGTGCAGTTAAACCGGAAGAAGTAAATGACTACTTCGTTCGCGGTCAATACAAACAAGGCGAAGTAGATGGAGAGACATTACCAGGCTACCGTGAAGAAGATAATGTGGATGAAGAATCAAATACAGAAACATTCGTTGCAGCGAAGCTAATGATTGATAATTTCCGCTGGGCTGGTGTTCCATTCTATATTCGCACTGGTAAACGAATGACAAATAAATCTACTAAAATTCTGATTGAGTTTAAAGACTTGCCAATGAACCTTTATAAGAATGAAAGTGGTAAGCTTGGACCGAATATCCTTGTCATTCACATTCAACCTGAAGAAGGCATTACGCTTCACTTGAATGCCAAAGATACAGGCGATATGCGTAAAACAACACCGATCCAGTTGAATTTCAATAACGATCAGGAAAATAACATGAACTCCCCAGAAGCATATGAACGCTTGCTTCATGATGTGATGCGCGGAGATGCAACAAACTTTGCTCGCTGGGATGAAGTAGCTCTCTCATGGCAGTTCATTGACCCTATTTCGGTTACATGGGCAAACGAGAAAGAACAGGACTTCCCGAACTACCCAGCAGGTTCAATGGGACCAAAAGCGGCAGATAAGCTTCTTGAAAATGACAACTTACACTGGTGGCCCCTACCGAAAGAGTAA
- a CDS encoding DUF420 domain-containing protein, with protein sequence MNDVKQRNYTPWIVGLSIAVNVLVVVLFFLPEYSGDVGFDITLLPLLNAVFNSFTFVFLVAALIFIMQKNIKMHKRFIFAAFTTTALFLVSYVTYHGLSESTSFGGEGIIVPIYFFILITHIILAAAIVPLALITVTRGLNMQVAKHRKIARWTMPIWLYVSITGVVVYLMISPYY encoded by the coding sequence ATGAATGATGTTAAACAACGGAATTATACACCATGGATTGTCGGGCTATCAATTGCAGTGAATGTGCTCGTCGTTGTCCTTTTTTTCCTACCTGAGTATAGTGGTGACGTGGGATTTGATATTACGCTGCTCCCTTTGCTAAATGCTGTTTTTAATAGCTTTACATTTGTTTTCTTAGTAGCAGCGCTCATTTTTATTATGCAAAAGAATATTAAAATGCATAAGCGGTTTATTTTTGCTGCTTTTACAACAACGGCACTCTTTCTCGTTTCATATGTGACGTATCATGGGCTTTCTGAATCCACTTCGTTTGGAGGAGAAGGCATCATCGTTCCCATTTACTTCTTTATTTTAATTACGCACATTATTTTGGCTGCCGCTATTGTTCCTCTGGCTTTAATTACGGTTACGAGAGGATTAAACATGCAAGTGGCTAAACACCGTAAAATCGCTAGGTGGACGATGCCGATCTGGCTTTATGTTAGTATTACAGGTGTTGTCGTTTACTTGATGATCTCACCATATTATTAA
- the deoD gene encoding purine-nucleoside phosphorylase has product MSVHIGAKQGDIAETILLPGDPLRAKYIAETFLEDVVCYNEVRGMLGYTGTYKGERISVQGTGMGVPSISIYVNELIQSYGVKNLIRVGTCGALKKEVKVRDVILAMSATSDSGVNRLQFNGMDFAPTADFNLLKNAYDAAAEKEMSVHVGNVFTSDSFYRDNPEIFQQLADYQVLGVEMETSALYTIAAKFGVNALTVLTVSDHIVTGEETTSEERQTTFKEMMIIALEAALKQK; this is encoded by the coding sequence ATGAGTGTTCATATTGGTGCAAAACAAGGGGATATTGCGGAAACGATTCTATTACCAGGAGATCCGCTTCGTGCTAAGTATATCGCAGAGACATTTCTAGAAGATGTCGTTTGCTACAACGAAGTAAGAGGTATGCTTGGATATACAGGTACATATAAAGGCGAACGAATTTCTGTTCAAGGAACTGGAATGGGTGTTCCATCTATTTCGATTTATGTGAACGAATTGATTCAGAGCTATGGTGTTAAGAATCTTATTCGTGTTGGAACATGTGGAGCATTAAAGAAGGAAGTGAAAGTAAGAGATGTTATTCTTGCGATGAGCGCGACATCGGATTCAGGTGTGAATCGCCTTCAGTTTAACGGTATGGATTTTGCTCCTACAGCTGATTTTAATCTTTTGAAAAACGCTTACGACGCTGCAGCTGAAAAGGAAATGAGCGTTCATGTAGGGAATGTGTTTACAAGTGATTCCTTCTACCGTGACAATCCGGAAATCTTCCAGCAGCTTGCTGACTACCAGGTACTTGGTGTAGAAATGGAAACTTCTGCTCTATATACAATTGCTGCGAAGTTCGGCGTGAATGCCTTAACGGTGTTAACCGTTAGCGACCATATCGTAACGGGGGAAGAAACGACCTCTGAAGAACGACAAACAACCTTTAAAGAGATGATGATTATTGCCCTTGAAGCGGCATTAAAACAAAAATAA
- a CDS encoding spore germination protein, with translation MVRRRTIKRLHKLKEMDQQSDNQQNNKTTLQELILDNFSDCDDLVHRTLPELSISIIYFLHLVNDQLLKMELLEPLYHASEEASLPFLRRSNFHKSDDEKKLIDGIIKGEAVVFHKEHAYLINISGPKQREIQPSETETTITGPHEGFVESSEINLSMIRRRVRSSHLKINEIPVGEVAKGSVYVLHIKGIANDEIVQDLTNRIEKIEIDAVYDSHILTQLIEDQPNALFPQFMLRERPDAVAAALVEGKVVIVMDGSPAVIITPSSFFDFFQTGDDYYQRWITGTATRLLRFGAFMITIGFTALYVAVTSFHYEMIPQSLLTTLAGSRSKVPFDPLYEALIMEVTLEFLREAGARLPTKVGQTIGIVGGIVIGQAAVQAGITSNVLIIVVASSAIASFVVPSYVMSASIRLTRFGLILLAGILGNLGIVIGLTILVIHLSSLTSVGAPYLAPLSPFFKKDWGDFLLRAPYSLMKTRPAIPRSSNKKKVK, from the coding sequence ATGGTTAGAAGGAGAACAATCAAACGACTTCATAAATTGAAAGAAATGGATCAGCAATCGGATAACCAACAAAACAACAAAACCACCCTTCAGGAGCTTATTTTAGATAACTTCAGCGATTGTGATGACCTTGTTCATCGAACGTTACCGGAGCTAAGCATTTCAATTATTTATTTCCTGCATTTAGTTAACGATCAACTGCTGAAAATGGAGTTGCTTGAACCCCTTTACCATGCTTCTGAAGAAGCTTCCCTTCCTTTCCTTAGAAGATCGAACTTTCACAAATCAGATGATGAGAAGAAGCTAATTGATGGCATTATAAAGGGAGAGGCTGTTGTTTTTCATAAAGAGCATGCTTATTTGATTAATATTTCCGGACCAAAGCAGCGTGAAATTCAGCCTTCCGAAACGGAAACAACGATTACGGGCCCACATGAAGGATTTGTGGAGAGCAGTGAAATCAATCTCTCTATGATCCGAAGGCGTGTAAGAAGTTCACACTTGAAAATTAATGAAATTCCAGTAGGTGAAGTGGCAAAAGGAAGCGTCTATGTTCTCCATATTAAAGGAATTGCAAATGATGAAATTGTTCAAGATTTGACTAATAGGATTGAAAAAATTGAAATTGATGCCGTTTATGATTCACATATTCTTACTCAATTAATTGAGGACCAGCCTAATGCGCTTTTTCCGCAATTTATGTTAAGAGAAAGGCCAGATGCGGTTGCAGCAGCACTTGTAGAAGGAAAAGTCGTCATTGTTATGGACGGTAGTCCTGCAGTGATTATTACCCCTTCAAGCTTCTTTGACTTCTTTCAAACGGGTGATGACTATTACCAAAGGTGGATTACTGGTACGGCAACCAGACTACTGCGCTTTGGTGCATTCATGATTACGATTGGATTTACCGCCCTTTACGTTGCCGTTACATCCTTTCATTATGAAATGATTCCACAGTCACTTCTAACAACTCTTGCCGGTTCAAGAAGCAAAGTACCATTTGATCCTTTATATGAAGCGTTAATTATGGAAGTTACTCTGGAATTTTTACGTGAAGCCGGTGCACGGTTGCCTACAAAAGTAGGACAAACGATCGGTATTGTAGGCGGTATTGTCATAGGGCAAGCGGCTGTTCAGGCTGGAATTACAAGCAACGTCCTCATTATTGTGGTGGCAAGCTCTGCCATTGCTTCTTTTGTAGTCCCAAGTTATGTAATGAGTGCAAGTATCCGACTGACGCGGTTCGGTTTAATTCTACTCGCAGGAATACTTGGCAACCTCGGAATCGTGATTGGATTGACGATTCTTGTGATTCATTTAAGCAGTTTAACGAGCGTTGGAGCACCGTATTTAGCCCCCTTATCCCCGTTTTTCAAAAAAGACTGGGGTGACTTCTTATTAAGGGCTCCTTACTCATTAATGAAAACGAGACCAGCTATTCCGAGAAGTTCAAATAAGAAAAAAGTGAAATAA
- a CDS encoding GerAB/ArcD/ProY family transporter: MSEKIAPFHLAILIYMIQSGVTLYKLPRMLAVNFGTNGWVMILIISLIAGFNIFLVSLVNRFRRGENVFEIMEGLVPQKVLAPFYVILALIWSILPLLVGKDYMLITQVLAFQNTSLLLLYSLFLLLALYLVVKDIYTITKTTTVFFFLTIWMTFMLIYHIPYSSFMRLTPFIFKGGNNPLQGMIEVYTAFLGFEIVLFLFPYIDQTKPKWFRSVYIGHVITTVVYGLTCFVSFMYFSFDQLKLTSFPVLNLIAYIEIELIERIESLVFNLFLMKILITVVMYLWAAKLLLNRAIPAINEKWCVFILIFVAYLITLKVDVAYELAPWLLIFGLAAAGIALGLPVLLLVTLWIRSIRRKRHAE; this comes from the coding sequence ATGTCGGAAAAAATAGCGCCATTCCACCTCGCCATCCTGATTTATATGATTCAATCAGGTGTAACACTATATAAATTGCCTCGAATGCTGGCGGTAAATTTCGGAACAAACGGCTGGGTTATGATTCTCATTATTTCCCTCATTGCTGGTTTTAACATCTTTCTCGTTTCTCTTGTGAATCGTTTTCGGAGGGGAGAGAATGTATTTGAAATTATGGAAGGGCTTGTTCCGCAAAAGGTTCTTGCCCCTTTTTATGTCATATTAGCGCTTATATGGTCGATTCTCCCTCTTCTTGTAGGAAAAGACTACATGCTCATTACCCAAGTCCTTGCTTTTCAAAATACCAGTCTGCTGTTGCTGTACAGTCTCTTCTTGCTCCTTGCCTTATATCTTGTCGTTAAAGACATTTATACGATTACGAAAACAACAACTGTTTTCTTTTTTTTGACGATTTGGATGACATTTATGCTCATTTACCATATTCCCTATTCTTCTTTTATGCGCTTAACACCATTTATATTTAAAGGTGGGAATAATCCCCTCCAAGGAATGATCGAGGTTTATACTGCTTTCCTTGGTTTTGAAATAGTGCTCTTTCTCTTTCCTTATATTGATCAGACAAAGCCTAAATGGTTTCGTAGCGTTTATATTGGGCATGTAATTACAACAGTTGTATATGGGCTTACATGTTTCGTTTCATTTATGTATTTTTCATTTGATCAGCTTAAATTAACTAGTTTTCCAGTGCTGAATTTGATCGCTTATATTGAAATTGAGCTTATTGAGAGGATTGAAAGCCTTGTTTTCAATTTGTTCTTGATGAAAATTCTTATAACCGTCGTCATGTATTTATGGGCAGCGAAGCTACTGCTCAATAGAGCAATACCTGCTATTAATGAAAAGTGGTGTGTATTCATTCTCATCTTTGTCGCCTATTTGATCACGTTAAAGGTGGATGTAGCATACGAGCTAGCGCCCTGGCTATTAATTTTTGGATTAGCAGCTGCAGGAATTGCATTAGGGCTTCCAGTGCTATTGCTCGTAACGCTTTGGATCAGAAGCATAAGGAGGAAACGACATGCGGAATAA
- a CDS encoding Ger(x)C family spore germination protein, whose translation MRNNRKLCFVILAMIVLTSCNDKKVIEDLAIISMIGFDRIKGEDGKLKVTASFPDLSSEASQKDEIIETVANSKKEAEDLLSSKTRQQVVNGQIHSIIIGRTLAEEGVSRVITSMERDQEIGSQVKLVMAFGEGEEIIKTDVEPDVGSYVDKMLKTETDKFTIPEMDIFHFSRDYFDDGIDPVAPLFTKEDGELVLMGTALFRKDQYVAHLDLFQSKVFLFLLGKVKKGELTIKVPDGDNIRNLHFDYIKSNRKIKVVKSNGKVDHIQINVKMRGSVIEDTGAKEISSTNETKKIEKVIAEHIERDAEGILKVLKENQTDSLGLGQYVRHSLSYKEWKKLDKYEYLETIPVSVNVDVTIKDTGMSQ comes from the coding sequence ATGCGGAATAACAGAAAGCTATGCTTTGTTATCTTAGCCATGATCGTTCTGACAAGTTGTAATGACAAGAAAGTAATTGAAGATCTGGCGATCATTAGTATGATTGGTTTTGATCGAATAAAAGGGGAGGATGGGAAGTTAAAAGTAACAGCTTCATTTCCCGATTTATCAAGTGAGGCATCACAAAAGGATGAAATCATTGAAACAGTAGCCAATTCAAAAAAAGAGGCTGAAGATCTTCTATCATCTAAAACGAGGCAACAGGTTGTTAATGGACAAATACATTCGATTATAATAGGAAGAACGCTAGCTGAGGAAGGGGTCAGTCGTGTCATTACTTCAATGGAACGAGATCAGGAAATTGGTTCACAAGTGAAGCTAGTCATGGCGTTTGGAGAAGGGGAAGAGATTATTAAGACAGATGTCGAACCAGATGTAGGTAGCTATGTTGATAAAATGTTAAAAACAGAAACGGATAAATTTACGATTCCAGAGATGGACATATTTCATTTTTCAAGAGATTACTTTGATGATGGCATTGATCCTGTTGCACCTCTTTTTACCAAAGAAGATGGTGAATTAGTGTTAATGGGAACTGCTCTTTTTCGAAAAGACCAGTACGTAGCTCATCTGGATTTATTTCAGTCAAAAGTATTTTTGTTTCTTCTTGGAAAAGTAAAAAAAGGGGAATTAACGATTAAAGTTCCGGATGGTGATAACATCCGCAACCTCCATTTTGATTATATTAAGAGTAATAGGAAAATTAAGGTTGTAAAAAGTAATGGTAAGGTGGACCACATTCAAATAAATGTAAAAATGCGTGGCTCGGTCATAGAGGATACAGGAGCAAAAGAAATTTCAAGTACTAACGAAACTAAGAAAATTGAAAAGGTAATTGCGGAACATATTGAACGTGACGCGGAGGGGATTCTTAAAGTGCTAAAGGAAAATCAAACGGATAGTCTTGGACTGGGGCAATATGTAAGGCATTCCTTATCATATAAAGAATGGAAAAAACTAGATAAATATGAATACCTAGAAACAATACCTGTATCAGTGAACGTTGATGTGACGATAAAGGATACAGGCATGTCTCAGTAG
- a CDS encoding NAD(P)-dependent oxidoreductase codes for MNILILGATGRVGSNILTLALSDRHQVTVLARSPEKLPTNSNLTIVEGDVLNEDVVEKAAKGVDVIVSALGTDKTTTLSESTPILIRVMKNQQINRIITVGTAGILNSRVEPTLYRFESSESKRKTTRAAREHLSVYEMLSASDLDWTIICPTYLPDGPAKGEYRVEKEYLPDGGREISTADTAAFVYKELFDRNHSRKRVGIAY; via the coding sequence ATGAATATTTTGATTTTAGGAGCAACAGGACGAGTCGGAAGCAACATTCTTACATTAGCTCTCTCCGATCGGCATCAGGTGACTGTTTTAGCACGATCACCTGAGAAGCTCCCTACAAATAGTAACCTTACGATTGTCGAAGGGGATGTTCTCAATGAAGACGTCGTTGAAAAAGCCGCCAAGGGCGTTGATGTGATCGTTAGTGCACTTGGTACTGATAAAACCACAACGTTATCAGAAAGCACCCCGATTTTAATAAGGGTGATGAAGAATCAACAGATTAATCGGATCATCACCGTAGGGACAGCTGGCATACTTAATAGCCGAGTCGAACCAACTCTCTATCGTTTTGAATCCTCTGAGTCTAAACGAAAAACAACGCGAGCAGCAAGGGAACATCTTTCTGTTTATGAAATGCTCTCTGCTAGCGATCTGGACTGGACAATCATCTGTCCTACTTATTTGCCAGATGGTCCCGCAAAAGGGGAGTATCGGGTGGAAAAAGAATATCTACCTGATGGTGGTCGTGAAATATCAACCGCAGACACAGCTGCTTTTGTATACAAGGAACTATTCGATCGCAATCACTCCCGTAAACGTGTGGGGATTGCTTACTAA
- a CDS encoding M20 family metallopeptidase, translating into MRKALFERLEDLVPQMIDLRRDLHQHPELSFHEVRTPKLIADFYEELGMDVKINVGGRGVVASLEGAMPGKTVGLRADFDALPINDEKEVPYKSTVPGVMHACGHDGHTSTLLHLAKALHEQKDQLAGRVVFIHQFAEEITPGGAKPMIEDGCLEGVDVLFGTHLWSGFPTGTIAYKPGRIMAAADSFEIVIKGRGGHGGIPHEALDSIVIASQLVGNLQQIVSRFINPSSTAVISIGSFHAGSAFNVISETATLKGTVRTFDRDVREKIIGFMEQMIKGTCESSGADYTFSYDRGYPPVVNHEKETVMLKEAAERVADVKNVVETEALMVGEDVAYYLEEVPGTFFLTGAGNAENKSTYPHHHPMFDIDENAMLIAAKTLGEATLAYLEQHRYETEEVNT; encoded by the coding sequence ATGAGAAAAGCGCTTTTTGAGAGATTAGAAGATTTAGTACCACAAATGATTGACCTAAGAAGAGATCTTCATCAGCATCCTGAATTGTCATTCCATGAAGTTCGAACACCTAAACTAATTGCAGATTTCTACGAGGAACTTGGCATGGACGTTAAAATAAATGTCGGTGGCAGAGGAGTTGTGGCTTCTTTAGAAGGAGCAATGCCAGGAAAGACAGTTGGATTACGTGCTGATTTTGATGCCCTTCCAATCAATGATGAAAAAGAAGTACCCTACAAATCCACTGTTCCAGGTGTGATGCATGCGTGCGGTCATGATGGTCATACATCAACGCTTCTCCACTTAGCAAAAGCACTACATGAGCAAAAAGACCAATTAGCAGGTCGCGTCGTCTTTATTCATCAATTTGCTGAAGAGATTACACCTGGTGGAGCGAAGCCAATGATTGAAGACGGGTGCCTAGAGGGAGTGGATGTTCTTTTTGGAACACACCTTTGGTCTGGATTCCCAACTGGAACAATTGCGTATAAACCAGGACGCATTATGGCTGCTGCTGACTCTTTTGAAATTGTGATCAAAGGGAGAGGTGGTCATGGCGGTATCCCACATGAAGCGCTTGATTCAATTGTGATCGCCAGTCAGTTAGTTGGTAATCTTCAACAAATTGTCAGCCGGTTTATCAACCCTTCCAGTACAGCAGTCATCTCTATCGGTTCATTTCACGCAGGTTCAGCTTTCAATGTCATATCAGAGACGGCAACATTAAAAGGGACGGTTAGAACCTTTGATCGAGACGTTCGCGAGAAGATCATTGGATTTATGGAACAAATGATTAAAGGCACTTGTGAGAGTAGCGGGGCAGACTATACATTTAGTTATGATAGAGGATATCCTCCTGTAGTTAACCATGAAAAAGAAACGGTAATGTTGAAGGAAGCTGCAGAACGAGTAGCTGATGTGAAGAATGTGGTAGAAACGGAAGCCTTAATGGTAGGAGAGGATGTCGCTTATTATCTAGAAGAGGTTCCAGGAACTTTCTTCTTAACCGGGGCAGGTAATGCTGAGAATAAGTCTACGTATCCTCATCATCATCCAATGTTCGATATTGATGAGAACGCTATGTTGATTGCTGCCAAAACGCTTGGAGAAGCAACGTTAGCTTATCTTGAGCAACATCGTTATGAGACGGAAGAAGTTAACACTTAA